The genomic interval TAGGGTGTACCAAAATAGGACGGCGATATCTAATACTCTGTCCTATCCCGACTTAAAACCTATCTGTGGTTTGGGTTTAATTGGCGGAGGGGCCATAAGCTTACGAATCGCCTCGAATATCGCCTGGATATTTTCATCATGCTTCCCTATTTTGTGCTCAAGTACAGCCAATTTATAAGCAAGGTCTTTATTTATGGACATAATCTGTCTTAATTTTACAAATGTCCGCATTATAGCTATATTTGCTTGAACTGCCCGTTCACTATTCAATACACTGGAAAGCATTGCAACTCCTTCTTGTGTAAAAACAAACGGCAAATGTCCTCCGAGGTACTTTTTATGTGGTATCACATTTTGTGATACCAGCCATTTTGCTTCAGAATCATCAAGCACAAATGCAAAATCTTCAGGAAATCTACCGATGTTTCTTTTGACTGCCTGATTTAATGCCCTTGTTTCTATCCCATAAAGTTCTGCGAGATGCATACCAAGCATCACTTTTTCTCCACGGATCATAAATATCTTTCTTTCAACCACTTCTACTGGAATAAGTTTATCTTCCATGTATACACCTCCCTTTACTATATAAGACACATTTGGAGGGTGGTTTT from Candidatus Omnitrophota bacterium carries:
- a CDS encoding ORF6N domain-containing protein; this translates as MEDKLIPVEVVERKIFMIRGEKVMLGMHLAELYGIETRALNQAVKRNIGRFPEDFAFVLDDSEAKWLVSQNVIPHKKYLGGHLPFVFTQEGVAMLSSVLNSERAVQANIAIMRTFVKLRQIMSINKDLAYKLAVLEHKIGKHDENIQAIFEAIRKLMAPPPIKPKPQIGFKSG